Proteins found in one Triticum aestivum cultivar Chinese Spring chromosome 4D, IWGSC CS RefSeq v2.1, whole genome shotgun sequence genomic segment:
- the LOC123098044 gene encoding receptor-like serine/threonine-protein kinase At2g45590, which produces MPSRQPPPPDASPPPAAAAAAVVGGLGPPARHQLPASAVASAAASAAAAALLLAAFALFVWLRRGRKKRAAAAASTAGARMQPAPDLRRLSYQQLRRATGSFAAGSKLGQGGFGPVFRGALPRSGQPVAVKVMNAAGSLQGEREFHNELSLASHLVGSGHASTPSILLPFAYSLSAHPCRRRMMLVYDLMPNGSLQDALLGKRCPELVSEWPRRLAVARDVAAALHYLHFVVHPPVIHGDVKPSNVLLDSELRARLSDFGLARIKSEEEDELDSGVLGDNAVGNGNPGGGCHDDASMAGESMTAIVVNGEDGATKSPEDDEGFTTASHAEAASTSGCDKTSVGSGFNGRTCNGGGAAASGARSDWWWRQDNAAGSGGGGVKDYVMEWIRSEIKKERPKSDWISGASTTTPTTSAEKKKPKRRAREWWREEYAEELTKKQKRQAIAKSKSDAGVMTGLQWWEKDCDLEEKGRSRWRMMKSWSRRSSNGNGNSTIDWWADGVRSSKDWASTEFVPKSGGAVSSTPSMRGTVCYVAPEYGGGGPLSEKCDMYSFGVLLLVLISGRRPLQVTASPMSEFEKASLISWARHLAHVGRLLDLVDSALLDVNRDQALLCITVALLCIQRSPTRRPSSEEALEMLSGEGEPPHLPVEFSPSPPGGFPLRSRRKGR; this is translated from the coding sequence ATGCCCtcgcgccagcccccgccgcccgatGCCTCCCcgcccccggccgccgccgccgcggccgtcgTCGGGGGCCTCGGACCTCCCGCCCGCCACCAGCTCCCGGCCTCCGCGGTGGCCTCCGCCGCGGCCTCGGCCGCCGCGGCGGCGCTTCTCCTGGCGGCCTTCGCCCTGTTCGTTTGGCTGCGGCGAGGGAGGAAaaagcgggccgcggcggcggcgtcgaccGCGGGCGCGAGGATGCAGCCCGCGCCCGACCTGCGGAGGTTGTCGTACCAGCAGCTGCGGCGCGCCACGGGCAGCTTCGCGGCCGGGAGCAAGCTCGGGCAGGGCGGATTCGGCCCCGTCTTCCGCGGCGCGCTGCCCAGGTCGGGCCAGCCCGTGGCCGTCAAGGTCATGAACGCCGCGGGGTCCCTCCAGGGCGAGCGCGAGTTCCACAACGAGCTCTCCCTCGCCTCCCACCTCGTCGGCTCCGGCCACGCCTCCACgccctccatcctcctgccctTCGCCTACTCGCTCTCCGCGCACCCCTGCCGCCGCCGGATGATGCTCGTCTACGACCTCATGCCCAACGGGTCGCTGCAGGACGCGCTGCTGGGGAAGAGGTGCCCCGAGCTGGTGTCCGAgtggccgcgccgcctcgccgtcgcTCGCGACGTGGCCGCCGCGCTCCATTACCTCCATTTCGTTGTGCATCCGCCGGTGATTCATGGGGATGTCAAGCCTAGCAATGTGTTGCTGGATAGCGAGCTCCGTGCTCGCCTCTCAGATTTCGGGCTGGCGCGGATCAagtctgaagaagaagatgagttagATAGTGGTGTACTTGGGGACAATGCGGTTGGAAATGGAAATCCAGGTGGTGGATGCCATGATGATGCATCAATGGCCGGCGAGAGCATGACTGCTATTGTAGTGAATGGGGAAGACGGTGCCACCAAGTCTCCAGAGGATGATGAGGGGTTTACCACTGCCTCACATGCAGAGGCGGCATCAACTTCCGGATGTGATAAAACTAGTGTTGGTAGTGGATTCAATGGTCGAACCTGCAATGGTGGGGGTGCTGCAGCATCAGGAGCTAGGAGTGACTGGTGGTGGCGTCAAGATAATGCTGCcggcagtggtggtggtggtgtcaaGGATTATGTGATGGAATGGATTAGGTCGGAGATCAAGAAGGAGAGACCAAAGAGCGATTGGATTTCCGGAGCGTCTACGACCACCCCTACCACCTCAGCAGAAAAGAAGAAACCAAAGCGTAGGGCACGGGAGTGGTGGCGTGAGGAGTATGCCGAGGAACTCACCAAGAAGCAAAAACGGCAGGCAATTGCTAAGTCAAAGAGTGATGCTGGCGTGATGACTGGCTTGCAGTGGTGGGAGAAGGATTGTGATTTAGAGGAGAAGGGACGTTCAAGGTGGAGGATGATGAAAAGCTGGAGTCGGAGGAGCAGCAATGGCAATGGCAATAGCACCATTGATTGGTGGGCTGACGGTGTAAGGAGTAGCAAAGATTGGGCTAGTACAGAATTTGTACCTAAGAGTGGTGGAGCAGTGAGCAGCACACCAAGCATGCGTGGCACAGTCTGTTATGTGGCTCCTGAGTATGGTGGCGGCGGGCCTCTATCAGAGAAATGCGATATGTACAGCTTCGGTGTTTTGTTGTTAGTTCTTATTTCTGGACGCCGCCCACTCCAAGTGACGGCCTCGCCCATGTCTGAGTTTGAGAAGGCGAGTCTGATTTCATGGGCGAGGCATCTCGCCCATGTTGGCCGCTTGCTTGATCTTGTGGACTCTGCACTCCTGGATGTTAACCGTGACCAGGCGCTGCTATGCATCACTGTCGCACTCCTGTGTATCCAGAGGTCGCCAACCCGTCGCCCATCAAGCGAGGAGGCGCTTGAAATGCTCTCTGGTGAGGGTGAACCACCACATCTCCCTGTAGAATTCTCACCGTCGCCTCCTGGTGGGTTCCCTTTGAGATCCCGCAGGAAAGGCCGGTGA